Proteins from a single region of Flavobacterium sp. YJ01:
- a CDS encoding glycosyltransferase family 9 protein, giving the protein MRLSAMGDVAMTVPVLRAFVKQYPTVKLTVISRPFFKPFFDGISNLEFFAFDEKERHKGFPGLLRLYKDVKKLKIDAFADLHNVLRSKVVSLLFALSGKKRATVDKGREGKKELTRAENKIFAQLPTMFERHAKVFKQLGFPLNLSNPIFPEKAVLSSEILEIIGNENQKLIGIAPFAQYDSKVYPLDLMKGVIAKLAENSSYKILLFGGGKKEIEILDSVSEPFENVINMAGKIKFQQELQLISNLDVMLSMDSGNAHIAAMLGVKVVTLWGATHPYAGFLPFNQTLENALTSDRNQYPKLPTSVYGNKVVEGYEDAMRTILPQQVFDKVVEQL; this is encoded by the coding sequence ATGAGACTATCCGCAATGGGAGATGTCGCCATGACGGTTCCTGTTTTACGAGCTTTTGTAAAACAATATCCGACGGTAAAACTGACCGTTATTTCACGCCCATTTTTCAAACCTTTTTTTGATGGAATTTCGAATCTAGAGTTTTTTGCTTTTGATGAAAAAGAAAGACATAAAGGATTTCCAGGACTTTTACGTTTATATAAAGATGTAAAAAAATTGAAAATCGATGCTTTTGCAGATCTTCATAATGTTTTAAGATCTAAGGTTGTGAGTTTGCTTTTCGCTTTAAGCGGAAAAAAAAGAGCAACTGTTGATAAAGGAAGAGAAGGAAAAAAAGAACTGACAAGAGCAGAAAATAAGATTTTTGCGCAATTGCCAACAATGTTCGAAAGACACGCAAAAGTATTTAAACAACTTGGTTTTCCTTTAAATTTGTCGAATCCGATTTTTCCAGAAAAAGCAGTTTTAAGTTCTGAAATTCTTGAAATTATAGGAAATGAAAATCAAAAATTGATCGGAATTGCGCCTTTTGCTCAATACGATTCGAAGGTTTATCCTTTAGATTTAATGAAAGGAGTAATCGCAAAATTGGCTGAGAATTCTTCATATAAAATTTTACTTTTTGGCGGAGGAAAAAAAGAAATAGAAATTTTAGATTCAGTTTCAGAACCATTTGAAAATGTCATTAATATGGCTGGAAAAATTAAGTTTCAGCAAGAATTGCAATTAATTAGCAATCTAGACGTAATGCTTTCTATGGATTCTGGAAATGCACATATTGCAGCAATGCTTGGAGTAAAAGTAGTTACGCTTTGGGGCGCAACGCATCCATACGCAGGATTTTTACCTTTCAATCAAACGTTAGAAAACGCATTGACTTCAGATAGAAATCAATATCCAAAATTACCAACTTCGGTTTATGGAAATAAAGTTGTGGAAGGTTATGAAGATGCGATGAGAACTATTTTGCCACAACAGGTTTTTGACAAAGTTGTTGAACAGCTTTAA
- a CDS encoding DUF4254 domain-containing protein: MFSKLAYSVFEQSIKDYHQFDNVDQPINNPYPKDKFEHLLYLKNWIDTVQWHFEDIIRDPQIDPVAALTLKRRIDASNQERTDMVEYIDSYFLQKYSNIKAKDGAKINSESPAWAFDRLSILALKIYHMHEEATRPEASQEHRDKCQEKLNVLLEQRTDLSTAIEELLTDIENGDKFMKVYKQMKMYNDDELNPVLYQNKK, encoded by the coding sequence ATGTTTTCAAAATTAGCATATTCTGTTTTCGAGCAAAGTATCAAAGATTATCATCAATTTGATAATGTTGACCAGCCGATTAATAATCCTTATCCAAAAGATAAGTTCGAGCATTTGTTATATCTAAAAAATTGGATTGATACCGTTCAATGGCATTTTGAGGATATTATCCGTGATCCGCAAATTGATCCAGTTGCTGCCTTAACTTTAAAAAGAAGAATTGATGCATCAAATCAAGAGCGTACAGATATGGTAGAATATATCGACAGCTACTTTTTGCAAAAATATAGCAACATAAAAGCTAAAGATGGAGCAAAAATCAATTCTGAAAGTCCAGCTTGGGCATTTGACAGATTGTCTATTTTGGCATTAAAAATTTATCATATGCACGAAGAAGCAACTCGTCCAGAAGCTTCTCAAGAGCACAGAGATAAATGTCAAGAAAAATTAAATGTACTTTTAGAACAAAGAACAGATTTATCTACAGCAATTGAAGAATTATTGACAGATATTGAAAATGGAGATAAATTCATGAAAGTGTACAAACAAATGAAAATGTACAATGACGACGAATTGAACCCAGTTTTATATCAAAATAAAAAATAA
- the upp gene encoding uracil phosphoribosyltransferase, which translates to MKIHYISEKNSVLNHFLGQIRNVDVQNDSMRFRRNIERIGEIMAYELSKILPYKEVEIQTPLGIKKTTQIETDLVLCPILRAGLPLHNGFLNYFDHAENSFVSACRFHPNNDDEFEILVEYQAISNLNNKTVLLLDPMLATGQSIVAVHKKLMENATPTEFHIVVVIAAPEGVAHLEEHLPENCHLWVASLDEKLNEKNYIVPGLGDAGDLAYGSKL; encoded by the coding sequence ATGAAAATTCATTATATATCTGAAAAAAATAGCGTTTTAAATCATTTCCTAGGGCAAATTAGAAATGTCGATGTTCAAAATGATAGCATGCGTTTTAGAAGAAATATTGAACGCATTGGAGAAATTATGGCTTATGAACTGAGCAAAATTTTACCTTACAAAGAGGTTGAAATTCAAACTCCGCTTGGCATCAAAAAAACAACACAAATTGAAACAGATTTGGTTTTATGTCCGATCTTAAGAGCTGGTTTACCGCTACATAATGGTTTTCTAAATTACTTTGATCATGCCGAAAATAGCTTTGTTTCTGCTTGCAGATTTCACCCTAATAATGATGATGAATTTGAAATTTTAGTAGAATATCAAGCGATTTCAAATTTAAATAACAAAACAGTTTTACTTCTAGATCCAATGTTGGCAACTGGACAATCTATTGTCGCTGTTCATAAAAAGTTAATGGAAAACGCTACTCCAACAGAATTTCATATTGTTGTGGTTATTGCTGCTCCAGAAGGTGTAGCGCATTTAGAAGAACATCTTCCAGAAAATTGCCATTTGTGGGTTGCTTCTTTGGATGAAAAACTAAACGAGAAAAATTACATTGTTCCTGGACTTGGCGACGCTGGTGACTTGGCTTACGGAAGTAAATTATAA
- a CDS encoding DUF6427 family protein has protein sequence MITSVFKKSTPLNYSLVVILILVFFFMFQIKDPSWVSSYFLAFQKVSLLCFILASFFMINFIVKKNGLSKDNGYAILFYLLFLLFFPTIFNNPNVIYANFFILLALRRLVSLQSLKASKEKIFDAAFWVFVASLFQFWSILFLILVYISIIFHVSRDYRNWVLPFIAFLAVAILFYMTSLIFNIDVVAFFNERAVIDFKIDYFKNNYENAALSIYTAVALFFVTSMLMTLSNRPQIVHSSYKKVVAYFFIAVLVFIISPNKSNDLLLFSIAPLTIMAASHVEYMQQKLNNEIVYYVLIVCSLFTFFSQL, from the coding sequence ATGATAACAAGTGTTTTTAAAAAATCTACGCCATTAAATTATTCGTTGGTTGTAATTTTGATACTGGTTTTCTTTTTTATGTTCCAAATTAAAGATCCTTCTTGGGTAAGTTCTTATTTTTTGGCATTTCAAAAAGTGAGTTTATTATGCTTTATTTTGGCTTCTTTTTTTATGATTAATTTTATCGTAAAAAAGAACGGACTCAGTAAAGACAATGGTTACGCGATACTTTTCTATTTATTATTTCTTTTATTTTTCCCGACAATATTTAACAATCCAAATGTTATTTATGCCAATTTCTTTATTTTACTGGCACTTCGAAGATTAGTTTCATTGCAATCTTTAAAAGCGTCAAAAGAAAAAATATTTGATGCTGCATTTTGGGTTTTTGTAGCTTCTTTATTTCAATTTTGGAGTATTTTATTCTTAATATTGGTTTATATATCCATTATTTTTCACGTTTCACGCGATTATAGAAACTGGGTTTTGCCATTTATTGCATTTTTGGCTGTGGCAATTTTATTTTATATGACTTCATTAATTTTCAATATTGATGTCGTAGCTTTTTTTAACGAAAGAGCCGTAATCGATTTTAAGATTGATTATTTCAAAAATAATTACGAAAACGCAGCACTTTCCATATACACGGCAGTTGCTTTGTTTTTTGTAACTTCTATGTTGATGACTTTATCAAATAGACCGCAGATTGTTCATTCATCATACAAAAAAGTGGTAGCATATTTTTTTATCGCTGTCTTGGTTTTCATTATTTCGCCAAACAAAAGCAATGATTTATTGTTATTTAGCATTGCGCCTTTAACTATTATGGCGGCTAGCCATGTTGAATATATGCAGCAAAAATTGAATAACGAAATTGTATATTATGTACTGATAGTGTGCAGTTTGTTTACTTTTTTCTCGCAATTATAA
- a CDS encoding uracil phosphoribosyltransferase, with translation MKAFFEGIQYLFVNILFAPLDFLRRLELITWFGANTINWIFIIICSAAIVYWIKQLRIFDDAGTENQDTTAHSFLK, from the coding sequence ATGAAAGCTTTTTTCGAAGGAATTCAATACTTATTCGTTAACATTTTGTTTGCTCCTCTTGACTTTTTACGTCGTTTGGAATTAATTACATGGTTTGGTGCAAACACTATTAACTGGATTTTCATAATCATCTGCTCTGCTGCAATCGTTTATTGGATCAAACAATTACGTATTTTTGATGATGCTGGAACAGAAAACCAAGATACAACAGCTCATTCATTTTTAAAATAA